One window of Penaeus chinensis breed Huanghai No. 1 chromosome 3, ASM1920278v2, whole genome shotgun sequence genomic DNA carries:
- the LOC125038774 gene encoding uncharacterized protein LOC125038774, translating to MSWVVDVSRCLGLMDVGSRDVGRRGPGPSAPLRRHAKSSTWLLGSPLSRGSSQGTAAKKRLHRSGSRSTPCLSHDVVPSPKKKQHSVDILGGRGSLNSTPGNSSVDSLDTDPPHLQPPSSPAPGSSPGRAGALVMTYEPRPRANLARSCEVLGSPEAEKSIDSQKQFATETPARARSVTRLDCSVNYSDSPPLVPPTPTSAKDSPRGVFLEARDTLVSRLLGAGSRGPPLPDTEHPTRVFRARHRFARSDHCLNHPPPQRRVSHHSVTRSREPSVSGVGARSRSEHALIRPSWSGSTHGDERSSISDWSVWAQDLLDSLHQMNGHATRKASSSSCLASTSSTLTSRSSTMASASSTVFSHSTSTSSTRMPMISRSRGSSGGSIDTQL from the coding sequence ATGTCCTGGGTAGTGGACGTGTCACGGTGCCTTGGCCTCATGGACGTGGGTTCCCGCGACGTGGGCAGGAGGGGTCCGGGACCCTCGGCGCCCCTGCGACGTCACGCCAAGTCTTCCACCTGGCTGCTGGGGTCGCCCCTCAGCCGGGGGTCGTCTCAGGGAACTGCCGCTAAGAAGCGGCTGCACCGAAGCGGGTCTCGATCCACGCCCTGCCTGAGCCACGACGTGGTGCCGTCGCCCAAGAAGAAGCAGCACTCAGTGGACATCCTGGGCGGCCGGGGCTCGCTCAACTCCACGCCAGGCAACTCCAGCGTGGACAGTCTGGACACCGACCCCCCTCACCTGCAGCCCCCTTCGTCGCCGGCGCCGGGCTCTTCGCCAGGGAGGGCCGGCGCCCTCGTCATGACTTACGAACCACGACCTCGTGCGAACCTGGCCAGGTCGTGCGAGGTCCTGGGGTCTCCTGAGGCAGAGAAGTCGATCGATTCTCAGAAGCAGTTTGCCACCGAGACCCCTGCCCGCGCCCGGAGTGTCACCCGCCTGGACTGCAGCGTCAATTACTCTGACAGTCCGCCTCTAGTGCCACCCACACCCACCAGCGCCAAAGACTCCCCCAGGGGCGTGTTCCTGGAGGCTCGTGACACGCTGGTGAGCCGTCTTCTCGGCGCCGGCAGCCGAGGGCCGCCGCTCCCTGACACAGAGCACCCGACCCGCGTGTTCCGGGCAAGGCACAGGTTCGCCCGCTCTGACCACTGTCTGAACCACCCTCCGCCTCAGCGCCGCGTGTCGCACCACTCCGTCACGAGGAGCCGAGAGCCCTCGGTGAGCGGCGTGGGCGCCAGAAGTCGTTCGGAACACGCTCTTATCCGACCTTCGTGGTCAGGGAGCACCCATGGCGACGAGAGGTCCTCCATCAGCGACTGGTCGGTGTGGGCACAGGACCTGCTGGACTCTCTCCACCAAATGAACGGCCACGCCACCAGGAAGGCCTCTTCCTCGTCCTGCTTAGCCTCTACTTCCTCCACGCTAACTTCCAGATCTTCCACTATGGCCTCCGCTTCCTCCACTGTGTTTTCACATTCCACGTCGACCTCGTCCACTCGGATGCCCATGATATCACGTTCGAGGGGCAGTAGCGGAGGCTCAATAGATACCCAG